The Parabacteroides sp. AD58 genome includes a window with the following:
- a CDS encoding sigma-70 family RNA polymerase sigma factor, translating into MIWKKKTDDKTTAFEGLFRQQYPPLVRHATQLLGDPEEARDVVGEAMEQAWQRWDTLAEAQRASWLFTTVRHLALNRLKHRQVVTNHVEAIREATVFDLQARYWEHERLLRQAEAVVEALGEPTRTIVRLCYFEQNTYRAAAERLGISPDTVKKHISKALRALREALGKKGDER; encoded by the coding sequence ATGATTTGGAAAAAGAAGACCGACGATAAGACAACCGCTTTCGAGGGTTTGTTCCGTCAGCAATACCCGCCTTTGGTACGGCATGCCACGCAGCTTTTGGGCGATCCGGAAGAAGCAAGGGATGTGGTGGGCGAAGCCATGGAACAAGCCTGGCAACGGTGGGACACATTGGCTGAAGCACAACGTGCCTCATGGCTTTTTACTACGGTCCGGCATCTGGCTCTTAACCGGCTCAAGCACAGGCAAGTAGTAACCAATCATGTGGAAGCCATCCGCGAAGCAACGGTATTCGATCTGCAAGCCCGGTATTGGGAACACGAACGTCTGCTTCGTCAAGCCGAAGCAGTTGTAGAAGCTTTAGGTGAACCCACGCGGACGATTGTACGCCTCTGCTATTTCGAGCAAAATACTTACCGGGCAGCCGCCGAAAGGCTGGGCATCAGTCCGGATACAGTCAAGAAACATATCTCCAAAGCCTTGCGTGCCTTACGTGAAGCCTTGGGGAAGAAAGGAGATGAACGATGA
- a CDS encoding FecR family protein: MNDEEKNMYSDEDLRLLQVLGEAAGEQPSAEETEKVWQQFRQQHRQRQNNRYIWASVAAAVVCLLVLGLPFVGERTNERPIELYAALDVPSETTTVEAGDSIVLSTPPEQTAEVRLSDGTRIVLGANSRLAYPRSFALDAPREVRLSGEARFEVAHDANHPFWVISGEMRTEVLGTVFDVNAYPGSRARVILYEGHVRIGHQQEQLDIHPGQQAVLQDNRHLNITSVNLKQAGSWTEGLFDYDNMPLGEVMKHIGTWYNVSITAQSESFLERRIHFRFPRTASLNEVVTALNDLGVARITFHHQTLQVEKP, encoded by the coding sequence ATGAACGACGAAGAAAAGAACATGTATAGCGATGAAGACCTGCGTCTGCTTCAGGTATTGGGTGAGGCGGCAGGCGAGCAACCTTCGGCCGAAGAAACCGAAAAGGTATGGCAGCAATTCCGGCAACAACACCGGCAACGTCAGAACAACCGATATATATGGGCCAGCGTGGCGGCAGCCGTGGTCTGTCTCCTCGTCTTAGGCCTTCCTTTCGTTGGGGAACGGACGAACGAGCGCCCCATCGAACTCTATGCGGCCTTGGATGTACCTTCCGAAACGACAACCGTCGAAGCGGGTGATTCCATCGTTCTTTCCACACCACCGGAACAAACAGCCGAAGTCCGGCTTTCCGACGGAACACGGATTGTCTTGGGAGCCAACTCTCGTCTGGCATATCCTCGTTCGTTTGCCTTGGATGCTCCACGCGAAGTCCGCTTGTCCGGCGAAGCTCGCTTTGAAGTTGCACACGATGCCAATCATCCTTTCTGGGTAATATCAGGTGAAATGCGTACCGAAGTACTGGGAACCGTCTTCGATGTGAACGCCTATCCTGGCAGTCGTGCTCGGGTCATCTTGTACGAAGGCCATGTACGAATCGGCCATCAGCAGGAACAACTCGACATTCATCCGGGGCAACAGGCAGTATTGCAAGACAACCGCCACTTGAATATCACCAGCGTAAACCTGAAACAAGCCGGCAGTTGGACCGAAGGCCTCTTCGATTACGATAATATGCCACTGGGAGAAGTGATGAAACATATCGGCACGTGGTACAACGTCAGTATCACAGCGCAATCAGAGTCTTTCTTGGAGCGTCGCATCCATTTCCGTTTTCCTCGCACGGCTTCTCTTAACGAAGTCGTCACCGCACTGAACGATCTGGGTGTAGCCCGCATCACTTTCCATCATCAAACTTTGCAGGTAGAGAAACCCTAA